The DNA window TAAATTGAGTTAAGTTGATCGTTTGGGATAGGTCGTCAGAACTTTTAATGGATATACTATGCACTACACCAACTATCAGAGGTATCGCAATCGAGCTCTAAGAGCATCATCTTTAAGATCATTGGTAATATTTTTAAAATTTGTGAAACGATTATCTGAATCAGAAGGAAGGATAATCTCAGGAAATTGTGTGTTTTGAAATTGAATTTGTAGATACTCCCTGGTTTTACGATCGTGTAGATTGTAATTTAATGGAGTATTGTTGTTTTGCGCTGCAGAGATAACAGATAGAGCCAGCATTAATAGCAACAGATCTTTTTTCATTTCTGTAAAAGTAGAATGTCTATATTATTCTAATGTCAATAAATGATTAACCTTCTGTTACATATTTTTGAAAAGAGAATCTATTTCGCTTAGTAAATCGTTTTATTTAGAAATAAAAAAGACCCGGGAAGGCTCCCAGGTCTAAAAGAATATTAAAATAATGAGTGGTGACAGATTTAAATGGGAAGGCTCAAATCATTTTGCCTTCAGGAGAATACTTAGCTGAATTTTTTAATGGCTTCCGGTGTTACTGGAGTGAAAAAGTTGATTAAATTTCCATCAGGATCACAGAATAGGAGCGACCGGTTACCCCAGGGCATGGTAGTCGGAGTCTGAATAATGTTATCTGTCATATTTTTAATCCTTTCATATTCGTCATCAACATTGGCAACAAGAAATTCTATAATGCTGCTTTTACTACCAGTTGATTCTGTCATATTTTCACTAAACATCTTCATAGTGCGGGTGCTTCCGATAGCCAGAGTAATTGAATCTGTTGAGAGTTCAGCAAAATCTTCTGTAAACCATTGAGCCGTTAATCCGATTGCCATTTCATAAAATTGAACAGATTGTTTGATGTCTTTTGTAATAATTCTTAATGAGGTTAACTTCATAATGTTTTAAATATTTAAACAAAAGTAAGGCAGGGTTATGACACCAGCGTGTCAGGAGGTTTGGACTTTTTTATAAAAGCTTTTATCTAAATAAAATGTTTAAAGACAAGTTTCTTAATAAAGTATTGGATTTAGAGAATTCTTCAACTTTTTAGAAAGGCTGATTCTCAGGTAGATGATATTTTGTACATTGTCAATTAATTAAACATGAGTAAAATACATAGCTTATGAAGACAAAATATATCTTCTGTAGTTTCATCCTTTTACTGTTACTGAGTTGTGGCAAAAAGGAAACGATATATAAGGGACAATATCAAAATCAGCCGGTTACAGTGAATATGAAGTCAACCCCAAACTTCAGCTCAAATACAGTTGATTATTATGTTCAACTTGGTGATTTAGAGCCGGTAACTATCAATGCCCAGACAATAGATCTTTATGGCAGGCCTTACAGCTATTCTATTTTTAAGGATATTCCTTATTTTATGATTGAGCCAGATACCGTTACCTACAAAAACAGAACCGGAAATAATGGTATAAAAACAACCATGCTCTATATAGATCCCAAAGAGCATGACG is part of the Chryseobacterium paludis genome and encodes:
- a CDS encoding VOC family protein is translated as MKLTSLRIITKDIKQSVQFYEMAIGLTAQWFTEDFAELSTDSITLAIGSTRTMKMFSENMTESTGSKSSIIEFLVANVDDEYERIKNMTDNIIQTPTTMPWGNRSLLFCDPDGNLINFFTPVTPEAIKKFS